Within Acanthochromis polyacanthus isolate Apoly-LR-REF ecotype Palm Island chromosome 3, KAUST_Apoly_ChrSc, whole genome shotgun sequence, the genomic segment AGCTAACTCTCGATAGCAGACGTTATGCTAGCAAAGTTAGCTCAGTTAGCTAGCTAGTGTTACACCTCGGTTGCTAACGTTAGCAAACGTTTACTTATTAATGTTAGTTAGCCACTTAACTGCCCGGCGTTGCTGCCTACCGTGTCCTGATGCAGCATGATGGAGGACTATGACAAGTTTGTACAGCATCGTCTTTCTCAACTGAGGAAAAATGAGGAGGAAGAGCGCAGACCTTCATCTGCATCCTCTCTCATCCGCTTCTGTGGACGACCCATCCTTCCTCCCCtggtatttcatttttttaataaccATCATTATGCCTAATAATGTTTGCAGAAGTGGAGAAAACCTGAGatgttgtgtctatttgttgtATAGGTAAATGCACCATGCTAGTAGAGTTTCTGAAATACTGCTGTAACAATTGGTCAGCTTAAAATTTACAGTTCGATTATTCATGGGAAATACTCTACGTTCTTCTAGCTGGTCAGATGTAAAGTTTGCTGCTTTCCCAGTTATACATCGTCATAAATCGCATTTATCAGAGTTTATATACACTAGAAAGGCATGCAAACAGCCTTCTTTTGtgatccatttttattgttctgGTTAGACAAGGGTTGTATTTAGCCAAAAAGGTTTTGAACTGTTTAACTTGTGGCACATTCTCAACCATCAAATTGCCCCTCATCAGATCAGATAGTGTGGCCACTACTGAGATACTCATTGACCACTGATTGTAAAAGATGActttatataatataatattttccTACAGCATGGAACAAGAGACAGTCTGTCACATGATGCTCTGGATTAACATGTCCAGCAACATGAGCATGTTCCCTAAAATGTCCACCAACTTTACTAATTCTTTTAACAACAGTGGCACAACATCAACAACCGTAGCACTCTGTGATGCAAATGGTGGACACACTGACTTGCAAGTTCAGGTCTATGAGCCCACTCTATCTGCTCATTATCATTTCCAacattgtgtttttggttgtttcatgatGTCCAGTCTTTTGTAGACGTGTGGATtggagcaaaaaaacaaaacaaaacagaatggATCTAACTAAATGcaacatgctgcatttatattttcGTTCAGTACATCTAGGACTGTGTTTGGGTGGGAGCTTTTTTCACTGACCTGGACTCACTTCTAGCAACAACTGTTTGTTCGAGTATCTGACATCAAAACGTCACACAACAGTTCCTTCAACTGTGAATACTATGGTCAAAGTTGAATGTAGGGAATCTTTTATCCAGGAGTTCGCAGCACATAGATCAGCTTGAGTCAAGCCTGTCCAATTTAAAGTTACAGGATCTCGGACCTGGAATTAACAGGGAAAGAAAACTTGGACAAGCACCGCCAAACTTTTTAAAGCTGGCGATAAGTTCTCTGAGCAAATTAATATAGTCACCATATGCGGCAGGGTCAAAACAATTGTCACTGCTGGGAGGACAAGCAGagggaggatgatgatgatccCAAGGATGGGGAGTACAGGGACTGACCAATAAGTCAGTCATTCAACTactacaaagacaaaaatgctcaaagatGCAGGACCTGAACTAAGCATCAGTGAAAGCAAATAATGTTCTCCTCATTGttataaattatacattttatgCTGTTGCTCAGACATTGATCAatcaaaaaaacaggaactagGCAAAATAGACTATAAAAGGATGTGTGCTGTTTTCCAGCTGACATACTGAACACTATGGTTGTGTGGCCAGGAACACAGACACACCAGAAGTATCTATTTCAACTGTGGTTTATTGTAGAAGTAAACTTGTTGCAGGGCAGTAGAGGCTGATACAAATCAATATGGGTTTTATATTTAAAGAGAAGAATATGTGCCATATATTATCACTTTTCAATAATCTTAATCCACTGGGAGCAAATGACTGACTGTTCTACTACTGGAATAGTTTAGCACAACATACAGCAGCTGTAATTATTGTAGTTTAAATGCCTCAAGCAGAGTAAGCAAAGTACTGCAAACACGTGTACTTACAACAAAGGAGCTTACATTTTCACTGAGACAAACAATTTTTGCCATTAGCGAGCCCAGGCTTCTGCTGCAGGTAAATGAGAATGTCTTATACCTGAACTTAGCCCCATATTTGTACGCTCTGATCAGGTCAGTGTCCTGCTCTTTCTGGCTCTTCCAGACAGCAAAGATAAtaacaaacagagagaaaaaaaaattaaaccagCATTACTTTCAGCCATGTTTTGAAATATGTCATGACAACCCGTGTCTGTTTTGTAATGATAACAGCTTTCAGGCAAACAGAGAGTGGAGATGCAGCGACACAgagatgaagcacagaaagctgCCGTCCACAGAAAGTTGAAAGATGATCCTAGAATGGCCTACGTGCAAACTATTCTGCACAGCGTCCAGGTATTTTAAGTTCTGGCTTATCAGCTGCTATCTTTGCAACCTGGAAGTGTGCACGTGTTTGTATTCTTTATATGAGAGCAGCTTTGATTAAGAATTACAGAGCACCAATTACCGttaaagcacaaaatgcagtgTTTTAAATCAACAGTGTGAtcttctgagtttgctttttttaatgtagtgtATTATGATGTCATACAAGGTTGTGAActaattacaaaaacattttcactaaTTTAAtgatctttttattgtttaaactgCAGCTGAGGAAGACGCCAACACTGGAGGAGTTGCTTCAGGAATCGGAGAATAACACAAGAGCTTCATTATCCCACGACATCAGCAGTGGATCAGTGTCTCAGACTAATTCTTTTGTTGGTCTTTCGCCACTAACTGTAAGAGAAGTGAAAGATGGCATTTCTCTTCCTCCGCTGACATCAACAACGTATAGTGCCTTTTTTGCTTCAAATGTGACATCTCAGCAAATTTTCCATGATCGATGCCTTAATGACCAAGTTGACAGCCAACAAGGATCGCCAAGTTCCTTTAACGGTGCTATCCACCACTCACTATCCTCAGGTTATGTGACCTATGAGAACGTAGGAAACACTACGACCTCGGGAAAGATCAGCAACTCGGAGGAAGTTTATAACTTGGGTGGATTTTTTCTTCATAACACCTCAAATACAATCGCCAAGATGCCGGATATTATCAGCCACCCTCCCATAGATGGACAGGAGCTCGAGAGAAGTGGACTCGAATTATCCTTTTGTAATAACTTAACAGATGTAAAAGACATTTGTTGCACCTCGTTTCAGGAGGATTCAGTCACTTCTGAGCACTTATCGGCAGAAAAACCTGAAAGTAGTCACCTGGACAGTGTAGAGCATGAAGATAACATACTCTTTAATGCAACACTGGACTCTGACAAAGATGAAATTGTGGACATAAATGAGGGATCTGTCTCTTTGTTAGAAAAAAGTGGCTTTTCAGACAATCCATCACAGGTGTTAAGCACTCATCActgtccagcagcagaactgaACATTCAGCATGACTCCAGTGAAGCCGAACCAGCAGACACCCAGGTAGACGAAGCAGACTCGCAGCCATCCGAAGAGCCTTATCGTCTGAGCCTCCAGACCTTGCTGAAGAAATCTCAGGAGTATCGACGGCGCCAGCGGATGCTTAGGAACCAAgccaaaaacactaaaatccaGGAGAGAACCCAAGAACAGCCAAGAGCAAGGGCGGAGGAGCAGAGCCTTTCTGATAAGGAGAATGACGAGTTTCTTTACAAGGGCACTGTGACCGCAGAGGCAAAGAAAACTAAAGAGAGGAAAGGCACTTTTATTCAATCTGTGGAAACATCACCAAAGAAATCCTGGGAGAGTGAAATGACTGAGAATGACTTCACTGGAAAAAAGACGAATGTTAAATCTGAAAGCGCACGTTTAACAGAAGATGTAAACACTAAGGAGCTGACTAATGTTGAAGAAGAAACAGCACTTAGAAATAATAAGCTGAACAGTTCACAGGAGGTTGTAACAAAGCCTAAACCAATCAGTGCCTTTACCCAGCAACAGCCAACGTCAGCTGGAACCTCCCCTCTTCAAGATGCCTTTTATGTGACCACCTGTCCTACAGCTTTTTATAAAGGAGTGGGGAAATATCACACTGTCCCAGCCCCTACCTTCTGTAGGAGTCCTGTTCACTGCAAAACTAAAGGTAGTCCCAAAGATGGAGCAGTTGTTGATGAAAGGGCAGAGACTTCAGAAGGGAAATTTCTGTTCTTCAATGATGACCAGAAAGTTGAAGAAGCTAACCTCAGATATCAAAACGCTCACTTAGCAGTTCACTCGACTGTGAATCTCATGGTCAAAGGGGATGTAACGAACGTCTTGGCCAAGAGTTCACAGCACATTGATCAACTGGAGTCCAACCTGTCCAGTCTAAAGGTCCTAATCTCAGACCTGGAGTTGACGGTGAAAGAAAAGTTGGACAATCGCAGCCAAACTGAGAGCAAAGCACAAAGTGAGTTAAGTTTTAAAGGCGTCAACCTTTCTGGGCAAATTGAACATTGTCATCAGAAGCAGCTGGGTCCAAATGATGGTGACTATTGGGAAGACAAGCAGAGGGATGATGATGGGGAGTTGCCAAGAAGGCATTTGTTCAACAACTGTAAAACCATGCATGAACATTCAGGATCTGAACCAAGCACAAGTGGCACAGATGATGTTCCTGTCACAGTCCAGGAGAAAGTACCTGAGACAGTTAATTTCAGCGAGCTCAGACTGATCAAAACCTCAGctacagagagagaagagggcAATGAGGCAGGTAAAGAAAGACTAAccaaaagtaacacacagcacAGCGGTTGTAGAAAGCAGACGCCACCCGGTAAATGTATCTTTTCTGTAGCACAGCGGATGCGTATTCCTGATGTTTTCCGAAACACCCCACCTGAAAGCACAGGTGCATTTGACACCTCGGTGCTCTCAGATGCCAGTAACCATCTTGTGCAAAAGAGGATTGAGATGGCAGTTGAAGGTCACGAATCTGTTAACTCACCATCTCTCAATCAGTCATACGATGTGGACAGACCATCTGGCCTGTGGCTTCTCGAAGGGTCGGGATCTGACTTGGGCTCACAAGGTCGTCTTGTTCAGGAGAAGAATCTGACTCCAGAGAGTGAAGGTGAAGGTCAGGGAGGGATGTCCAAGGTCAAACGGAGACTGCTCATGCACATGACAGAGGTCACCCAGGAAAGGAGTACAGACAACATTAGAGGAGCAGGCTCTGTGGTCAGACCCAACTCCAGCACTCCTAGAGGTAAGGCCAAGACTTAAAACTGCAAGGTCAAAACTGATCCACGCAGGGTGGAGGGTATGCAGTGTTTCACTCCTGTAAAATAGTACTGCAGGTGATTCTTTAATGTATCATGTAGGAAAAATTAGAGAAGCACATGATAGAAAGAAAACGCAGATCAGACAATGTATGATGAGTGCAAATGTGCTGAAGGAGATGAGACCTGCATATCTGCCCTTGATGGCACATCATTTAAAACCCTATATTAGAATTGTACCTTTAATAGATTATTTTATTGTGTGACCGCATATTGTGTTTACTGTCTTCAGCTGCAATGCGTTGCTACGACAAGAAAGAACAACTAAAGCAGGTCCATGCTGCTCAGGTCAGAGCCCTGCAAGAAGAGCACAGGAAACAGCAGGAAGAACTACTACAGGTGAGACAGTGGAGATGGATTGGACAGCTAATCAAGTGTTCTTGATTTAAGGAAGCCAAGAAAATAGGTGGCATGTATCTAATGAGAGTGCAGCTATAGGCATGCCTGTTCAGGATAACATAACCAAGTTAAAGCCTAACATGGTGCTGTTTCAACAAAATCACTTTCTTCTACATGTCTTTTATAgaaatttgctttaaaaaaaagctttattaCAAATGGattgtgtaaaaagaaaaaatccaaaagattCTGCACCTCTCAGCTGCCACTAACAGTCAACAAGTTTTCAAGGACTTCACGGGTAAACTGCAGAGTAGTAAAATATTAGTAGTATATAGAGCCACCATTATTCCTGCATAGCGCCTGTATGGCCTTTGAAAAAATCTTGGacattttagcacatttttcattttagcacatttttttgtaaaatagatATAGAAAATCAACttaatttgtaatatttttttatgtatagCATTCTACTTGTGTTATGGTGCGCAAAAGagatttttgagttctcttggCTTTAGTCCTGgttctgctgtttccatagatgtgcaggacttcatattgcagtgaaaaatgagcccacagtgaaaaaaaaaaggagtaatAAACAGGCTGAAAATGCACAGGGGTTAGAGAATTGAGGGGACAAATGTGTATACTTGCGGATGTGAATTTGTTATACTCCCCTTTGCTTTGTTTGATAAGTTGCTGAGGTATAACattggttttattgttttgttgaaaatatcagttaaacacaacaaagaagaaATACAAGCATTTTCATGTACATTTTCACTTGTATTAAAACAGAAGAATAAACATCTAAATCTCAGTATT encodes:
- the si:ch73-100l22.3 gene encoding uncharacterized protein si:ch73-100l22.3 isoform X2, coding for MMEDYDKFVQHRLSQLRKNEEEERRPSSASSLIRFCGRPILPPLLRKTPTLEELLQESENNTRASLSHDISSGSVSQTNSFVGLSPLTVREVKDGISLPPLTSTTYSAFFASNVTSQQIFHDRCLNDQVDSQQGSPSSFNGAIHHSLSSGYVTYENVGNTTTSGKISNSEEVYNLGGFFLHNTSNTIAKMPDIISHPPIDGQELERSGLELSFCNNLTDVKDICCTSFQEDSVTSEHLSAEKPESSHLDSVEHEDNILFNATLDSDKDEIVDINEGSVSLLEKSGFSDNPSQVLSTHHCPAAELNIQHDSSEAEPADTQVDEADSQPSEEPYRLSLQTLLKKSQEYRRRQRMLRNQAKNTKIQERTQEQPRARAEEQSLSDKENDEFLYKGTVTAEAKKTKERKGTFIQSVETSPKKSWESEMTENDFTGKKTNVKSESARLTEDVNTKELTNVEEETALRNNKLNSSQEVVTKPKPISAFTQQQPTSAGTSPLQDAFYVTTCPTAFYKGVGKYHTVPAPTFCRSPVHCKTKGSPKDGAVVDERAETSEGKFLFFNDDQKVEEANLRYQNAHLAVHSTVNLMVKGDVTNVLAKSSQHIDQLESNLSSLKVLISDLELTVKEKLDNRSQTESKAQSELSFKGVNLSGQIEHCHQKQLGPNDGDYWEDKQRDDDGELPRRHLFNNCKTMHEHSGSEPSTSGTDDVPVTVQEKVPETVNFSELRLIKTSATEREEGNEAGKERLTKSNTQHSGCRKQTPPGKCIFSVAQRMRIPDVFRNTPPESTGAFDTSVLSDASNHLVQKRIEMAVEGHESVNSPSLNQSYDVDRPSGLWLLEGSGSDLGSQGRLVQEKNLTPESEGEGQGGMSKVKRRLLMHMTEVTQERSTDNIRGAGSVVRPNSSTPRAAMRCYDKKEQLKQVHAAQVRALQEEHRKQQEELLQALAVRYRLLQSVSFPCSMSSSRLGDTSTFLSQPSSPLSQCYRPLLSAAMKGFLTRRLLRTERVAQLVRTVRDTQQFLQAFGKQSPSRGELCSRQDLILQERVTLQLRAARYEVYDVFFSLSARERMQLISWDRELARERELRRQSGHTGHPRGKSSLSAATQKSLERKRGIIIQKKAAERHRGFVKRTGLKSLVSEEQPLKTKRGQFRANPQRVPKSTFSSRPR
- the si:ch73-100l22.3 gene encoding uncharacterized protein si:ch73-100l22.3 isoform X1 → MMEDYDKFVQHRLSQLRKNEEEERRPSSASSLIRFCGRPILPPLLSGKQRVEMQRHRDEAQKAAVHRKLKDDPRMAYVQTILHSVQLRKTPTLEELLQESENNTRASLSHDISSGSVSQTNSFVGLSPLTVREVKDGISLPPLTSTTYSAFFASNVTSQQIFHDRCLNDQVDSQQGSPSSFNGAIHHSLSSGYVTYENVGNTTTSGKISNSEEVYNLGGFFLHNTSNTIAKMPDIISHPPIDGQELERSGLELSFCNNLTDVKDICCTSFQEDSVTSEHLSAEKPESSHLDSVEHEDNILFNATLDSDKDEIVDINEGSVSLLEKSGFSDNPSQVLSTHHCPAAELNIQHDSSEAEPADTQVDEADSQPSEEPYRLSLQTLLKKSQEYRRRQRMLRNQAKNTKIQERTQEQPRARAEEQSLSDKENDEFLYKGTVTAEAKKTKERKGTFIQSVETSPKKSWESEMTENDFTGKKTNVKSESARLTEDVNTKELTNVEEETALRNNKLNSSQEVVTKPKPISAFTQQQPTSAGTSPLQDAFYVTTCPTAFYKGVGKYHTVPAPTFCRSPVHCKTKGSPKDGAVVDERAETSEGKFLFFNDDQKVEEANLRYQNAHLAVHSTVNLMVKGDVTNVLAKSSQHIDQLESNLSSLKVLISDLELTVKEKLDNRSQTESKAQSELSFKGVNLSGQIEHCHQKQLGPNDGDYWEDKQRDDDGELPRRHLFNNCKTMHEHSGSEPSTSGTDDVPVTVQEKVPETVNFSELRLIKTSATEREEGNEAGKERLTKSNTQHSGCRKQTPPGKCIFSVAQRMRIPDVFRNTPPESTGAFDTSVLSDASNHLVQKRIEMAVEGHESVNSPSLNQSYDVDRPSGLWLLEGSGSDLGSQGRLVQEKNLTPESEGEGQGGMSKVKRRLLMHMTEVTQERSTDNIRGAGSVVRPNSSTPRAAMRCYDKKEQLKQVHAAQVRALQEEHRKQQEELLQALAVRYRLLQSVSFPCSMSSSRLGDTSTFLSQPSSPLSQCYRPLLSAAMKGFLTRRLLRTERVAQLVRTVRDTQQFLQAFGKQSPSRGELCSRQDLILQERVTLQLRAARYEVYDVFFSLSARERMQLISWDRELARERELRRQSGHTGHPRGKSSLSAATQKSLERKRGIIIQKKAAERHRGFVKRTGLKSLVSEEQPLKTKRGQFRANPQRVPKSTFSSRPR